In the genome of Leguminivora glycinivorella isolate SPB_JAAS2020 chromosome 21, LegGlyc_1.1, whole genome shotgun sequence, one region contains:
- the LOC125237606 gene encoding cytochrome P450 6B5-like: MYPIILLCVVVALIFLYLIGRYNKNYWRKRGVAFYDKNKVFGLFWDFLTTEKAMFEILSEIYKSNENAPAVGIGSLMTPSLYVMDPQNVHHVMQTDFQSFTYRGPIINEGDLLGDNVLFMNGPRWKLMRQKLTPFFTAAKLRNMYYILDRTAQDFVEHLKQNPQKLKGNGFDRANEFCAAAIAAAVFGIGTDSSFVSPFLKMARDAFTLNWVTHLRYTVAHLSDSISKAVGVKFFKEQEPFFIGVVKQMFRAAEKDEIKKHYFTDICLSLRKAGVMKDLETGEELEPTDELLAAQGFFFYVAGVEPTASALFGALTELGKHPEIQAKLQKEVDETVEKHGKVTYEIISEMKYLDQVLNETLRIQTPVGFINRICTRDSVLPIGNIEVSKGTKLYIPIFDLHFDPKYFPEPEKFDPERFSPENKGSSDMAYMPFGKGGRVCIGMRYARLQVLAGLLHLLRHFDVLTHRVPGSRKYAKGQFQMRRVDNDIELIPRQM; encoded by the coding sequence ATGTACCCGATAATATTACTGTGTGTCGTCGTCGCGTTAATCTTCCTATATCTCATAGGCAGATATAATAAGAACTATTGGAGGAAACGCGGCGTCGCTTTTTACGATAAAAACAAAGTTTTCGGCCTTTTCTGGGACTTCTTGACTACCGAAAAAGCTATGTTTGAGATTCTGAGTGAAATATACAAGAGCAACGAAAACGCGCCGGCGGTGGGCATCGGGTCCCTGATGACGCCAAGTCTTTACGTCATGGACCCACAGAACGTCCACCACGTCATGCAGACCGACTTCCAATCCTTCACCTACAGAGGACCCATCATTAACGAAGGCGACCTGCTTGGAGATAACGTACTTTTCATGAACGGACCTAGATGGAAGCTGATGCGGCAGAAGTTAACACCGTTTTTCACTGCTGCTAAATTACGAAACATGTACTATATTTTAGACAGAACTGCGCAAGATTTCGTTGAGCATTTGAAGCAGAATCCGCAGAAGTTGAAAGGGAATGGATTTGACAGGGCCAACGAGTTCTGTGCCGCCGCCATCGCAGCTGCTGTCTTCGGAATTGGGACAGATTCATCTTTCGTCTCACCGTTCCTTAAGATGGCTAGAGACGCGTTTACACTGAATTGGGTCACTCATCTTAGATACACGGTCGCTCATTTGAGTGATTCAATAAGCAAAGCTGTGGGTGTGAAGTTCTTTAAAGAGCAGGAACCTTTCTTCATAGGCGTCGTGAAACAAATGTTCAGAGCTGCGGAAAAAGATGAAATTAAGAAGCATTACTTTACAGATATCTGTTTGAGTTTGCGAAAAGCTGGAGTCatgaaggatttggagacagGCGAGGAGTTGGAGCCGACAGATGAGCTGCTCGCTGCCCAAGGTTTCTTTTTCTACGTAGCTGGTGTCGAACCCACAGCCAGCGCCCTGTTTGGTGCGCTTACCGAGCTTGGGAAGCACCCAGAAATCCAAGCCAAATTACAGAAGGAAGTCGATGAGACTGTTGAAAAACACGGCAAGGTCACTTACGAGATAATTTCTGAGATGAAGTACTTAGATCAAGTGTTGAACGAGACGCTAAGAATACAGACGCCGGTAGGCTTCATAAACAGGATATGTACTCGCGATTCAGTGCTACCAATTGGTAACATCGAGGTGTCTAAAGGCACAAAGTTGTACATACCTATTTTCGACTTGCATTTCGACCCAAAGTATTTTCCTGAGCCGGAGAAATTTGATCCTGAGAGGTTTTCTCCGGAGAACAAGGGTAGTAGCGACATGGCTTACATGCCGTTTGGTAAGGGTGGTAGGGTATGCATCGGGATGAGGTATGCTCGGCTGCAGGTGTTGGCAGGTCTCCTGCATTTACTGCGACATTTCGATGTCCTTACACACCGGGTCCCTGGCAGCAGAAAGTATGCTAAAGGCCAATTCCAGATGAGACGAGTTGATAACGATATTGAGCTGATCCCAAGACAGATGTAA